A DNA window from Canis lupus familiaris isolate Mischka breed German Shepherd unplaced genomic scaffold, alternate assembly UU_Cfam_GSD_1.0 chrUn_S517H679, whole genome shotgun sequence contains the following coding sequences:
- the LOC119879265 gene encoding maestro heat-like repeat family member 5: MPCFPQNLLPYLQIHEGPVLYEGTSGPCSQDKQAHPTTILLCKSRSSQAALMPKEHKMFMEEAYNAAICFKMLRDLNGSDPLHLKYIIKKIKGMAYRAPNLVLETIHDYLVDNPE; the protein is encoded by the exons ATGCCCTGCTTCCCACAG AATCTCCTCCCCTATCTCCAGATCCATGAAGGACCTGTCTTGTATGAAGGTACCTCAGGACCCTGCTCACAGGACAAACAGGCACACCCCACCACCATTCTTCTCTGCAAGTCACGGAGCAGCCAGGCTGCTCTGATGCCCAAGGAGCACAAGATGTTCATGGAGGAAGCCTACAATGCAG CCATTTGCTTCAAGATGCTCCGTGACCTGAATGGGTCAGATCCCCTCCATCTGAAGTACATCATCAAGAAGATCAAAGGCATGGCTTACAGAGCCCCCAACCTGGTGCTGGAAACCATCCATGACTACTTGGTAGACAATCCAGAG